The following proteins are encoded in a genomic region of Galbibacter sp. BG1:
- a CDS encoding helix-turn-helix domain-containing protein, protein MKLIAYVESGLQENIKIRIAISLKILLQKSKLLTKDEKDLVGNSYNTIALNAGIRKATVTDIFNAKSSPNATTLFLIIEAMGHKLNDFSKIYDSLRDREIQDFKKKKTSQS, encoded by the coding sequence ATGAAGTTAATTGCATATGTGGAAAGTGGACTACAGGAAAATATAAAAATTAGAATTGCAATTAGCTTAAAAATCCTTTTACAAAAGAGTAAGCTACTTACTAAGGATGAAAAAGATTTGGTGGGCAACAGCTACAATACAATTGCTTTAAATGCCGGGATTAGAAAAGCTACGGTTACGGATATTTTTAATGCTAAATCTAGCCCGAACGCAACCACATTGTTTTTGATTATTGAAGCGATGGGGCATAAATTGAATGATTTTTCAAAGATATATGATTCTTTGAGGGATCGCGAAATACAGGATTTTAAAAAGAAGAAAACATCACAAAGCTAA
- a CDS encoding SusC/RagA family TonB-linked outer membrane protein → MGNADSKFLKFDLAIFQHQVKGLVTDSNGIPIQGVNVGVKNTAHGTFTNNEGVFTIDAGPTDVLTFSYIGFKTKEIPLGDDLEVTVVLEEDITNLGEVTVNAGYYTVSERERTGNIAKVTAEEIELQPVLSPIQALQGRMAGVEVIPGGNQPGMASTIRIRGQNSLRDEGNYPLYIIDGVPVNSAPVESNSLLGSTGIDPLNTLNLSNIESIEVLKDADATAIYGSRGANGIILITTKKGRQEKTAIEARIYTGMATLPNRIDLLTTEQYLQIRRKAFENDGIQPNESNAPDLKLWDQNRYTDWQDYFFGGTSPITDVNLAVSGGNENTSFRLGGSYHTQGSIYPGDYDYNKVTAGLNLNHTSDNKKLGIDLSVNYGVDTNNLVGAVNLSSSIFGIPPNAPPIFNDDGSLHWEEWSMARLSNPLQGYFNTSTTTINNLVSNLGISYEVLSGLSIKTNMGYTYYNSDELMKLPRRSYNPAWWTFLDHRSLHLKSERKSWIIEPQLVYNKQIGKGRIEAILGGTFQERAANSIGMEAIGYIDESLIGNLSAAERLDNGTSRDTEYRYSAVFARLGYNWDRKYYINLTGRRDGSSRFASGNRFANFGAIGTAWIFSEEPFIKRHLPFLSFGKFRGSYGTTGNDQIPDYGYLDAYEATRGPGGLYPTQLYNPDYSWEVNKKLEAAVELGFLKDRINVGASWYRNRSSNQLVGLSLPGTTGFASVQANLPATVENKGWEIELSTLNVSNGNFQWQTSFNITFPKNRLLSYPNIEQSPYANVYRVGHPLNIDLLYRYEGIDPVTGLYSIADINGDDRLDYLDRVVIKDVDRKFYGGINNQLNFKDFSVQFLWEFVKQEGKIGSLFDAGQMRNQRAEVLQALEDGSEFQRISTQIEALIANSNVINTTFPYEDASFLRLKTLSIGYLLPADIMETVGVNTCKLFLTGQNLITITGYTGMDPETPGLGTSFAGLRTISLGVEVKF, encoded by the coding sequence ATGGGGAATGCAGACAGTAAATTCCTCAAATTTGATTTAGCTATTTTTCAACATCAGGTCAAGGGGCTGGTCACCGATAGCAATGGAATCCCCATCCAGGGGGTGAACGTTGGGGTAAAGAACACCGCCCACGGTACTTTCACAAACAATGAGGGCGTTTTTACCATCGATGCCGGCCCTACTGATGTTCTGACTTTTAGCTATATCGGTTTTAAAACAAAAGAAATCCCTCTTGGGGATGACTTGGAAGTAACCGTGGTTCTGGAAGAGGATATTACCAATCTCGGGGAGGTTACAGTCAATGCCGGCTACTATACCGTTTCCGAGCGCGAGCGGACAGGGAATATAGCAAAGGTAACCGCAGAGGAAATAGAGCTGCAACCCGTATTAAGCCCCATACAGGCATTGCAGGGGCGTATGGCGGGCGTTGAAGTTATTCCCGGGGGAAACCAGCCTGGGATGGCGTCGACCATACGCATCAGGGGACAGAACAGTTTGCGTGATGAAGGGAATTACCCCCTATATATTATCGATGGGGTGCCAGTGAATTCAGCTCCAGTGGAAAGTAATAGTTTGCTTGGGAGTACCGGAATAGACCCTTTAAACACGTTGAATTTATCCAATATTGAAAGTATAGAGGTATTAAAGGATGCAGATGCCACGGCCATCTATGGTTCCCGAGGGGCCAATGGGATCATTTTAATTACGACCAAAAAGGGGCGGCAAGAAAAAACAGCTATAGAGGCCCGTATATATACTGGAATGGCCACACTTCCTAATCGGATAGATTTACTTACTACAGAACAGTACCTACAAATTAGAAGGAAAGCCTTTGAAAATGACGGGATACAACCCAATGAATCCAACGCTCCCGATTTAAAACTTTGGGACCAAAATAGGTATACCGATTGGCAGGATTACTTTTTTGGTGGGACTTCCCCCATTACCGATGTAAATTTGGCAGTATCAGGAGGCAATGAAAATACATCCTTTCGCTTGGGGGGCTCTTACCATACGCAAGGTTCCATTTACCCCGGTGACTACGATTACAATAAAGTAACTGCGGGCTTGAACCTGAACCATACCTCCGATAATAAAAAACTGGGTATAGACCTTTCTGTGAATTATGGTGTGGATACCAACAATTTGGTAGGAGCAGTCAATCTATCGAGTAGCATCTTTGGGATACCGCCGAATGCCCCACCTATTTTTAACGATGATGGTAGCCTACATTGGGAAGAATGGAGTATGGCCCGGTTGAGCAATCCATTACAGGGATATTTTAATACCAGCACGACCACGATAAATAACCTAGTATCCAACCTTGGGATCTCCTATGAAGTCCTATCCGGCCTAAGCATCAAAACAAACATGGGATATACCTATTACAATAGCGATGAATTGATGAAATTGCCCCGCCGCTCCTATAATCCTGCCTGGTGGACTTTTCTTGACCACCGTTCCCTACACCTGAAATCCGAACGGAAATCCTGGATCATAGAACCGCAGTTAGTGTATAACAAACAAATAGGAAAAGGGAGAATTGAGGCCATTTTGGGGGGTACCTTCCAAGAAAGGGCAGCCAATAGCATAGGAATGGAAGCGATAGGATATATAGACGAGTCGCTTATCGGAAACCTATCGGCGGCCGAGCGTTTGGATAACGGTACCAGTCGGGATACAGAGTATAGATATAGCGCTGTTTTTGCACGTCTGGGGTATAACTGGGACCGAAAATACTATATCAACCTTACCGGTAGGAGGGATGGTTCCTCCCGTTTTGCTTCAGGTAACCGTTTTGCCAATTTTGGGGCTATCGGTACTGCATGGATCTTCTCCGAAGAACCTTTTATAAAAAGACATTTACCATTTTTAAGTTTCGGTAAATTTCGGGGCAGCTATGGTACAACTGGAAATGACCAGATACCGGATTATGGGTATCTCGACGCCTACGAGGCTACTAGGGGACCGGGCGGATTATATCCCACGCAATTGTACAATCCCGATTATTCCTGGGAAGTGAACAAAAAATTGGAGGCGGCCGTTGAACTGGGGTTCCTCAAAGATCGGATCAATGTTGGGGCAAGTTGGTACAGGAACCGCTCGTCCAACCAATTGGTGGGGCTCTCACTTCCGGGGACTACCGGGTTTGCATCCGTACAGGCTAATTTGCCCGCTACCGTGGAGAATAAAGGTTGGGAGATAGAACTGTCCACCCTGAATGTTTCAAATGGAAATTTTCAATGGCAGACTTCCTTTAATATTACTTTTCCCAAGAACAGATTGCTCAGCTATCCCAATATTGAACAATCCCCGTATGCCAATGTCTACCGTGTCGGGCACCCATTAAATATAGACCTTCTCTATCGGTACGAAGGCATCGATCCAGTAACAGGCCTGTACAGCATTGCCGATATCAACGGGGACGATAGGTTGGATTATTTGGACCGGGTGGTGATCAAGGATGTCGATAGAAAGTTTTATGGCGGTATCAACAACCAATTGAATTTTAAGGATTTTTCAGTACAGTTTTTATGGGAATTCGTAAAACAGGAAGGGAAAATAGGTTCCCTGTTCGATGCAGGCCAAATGCGCAACCAGCGTGCAGAAGTATTGCAGGCACTGGAGGACGGGAGCGAGTTCCAACGGATATCAACCCAAATAGAAGCACTCATCGCCAATTCCAATGTTATCAATACCACGTTCCCGTATGAAGATGCCTCTTTCCTTCGTTTAAAAACGCTCTCCATCGGATACCTTTTGCCAGCGGATATAATGGAGACAGTAGGGGTAAATACCTGTAAGCTTTTTTTGACCGGCCAAAACTTGATTACCATTACCGGTTATACCGGGATGGATCCTGAGACCCCAGGACTGGGAACATCATTTGCCGGACTGCGCACCATAAGCTTGGGAGTGGAAGTTAAATTTTAA